A window from Candidatus Goldiibacteriota bacterium HGW-Goldbacteria-1 encodes these proteins:
- a CDS encoding phosphoheptose isomerase: MKEYFRQNVDEIRDVQEKSFEAHKDTTLPKIADAMHSCLAAGNKIMICGNGGSASDAMHIAAEFVVRLKENRRAYPAMALSNDPVIITACGNDLGYEMIFARQVEAFGKKGDVLIALSTSGNSPNVIKAIEESKKQGVIVIGVTGEGGGKMVSMCDVLLDIKSKSSARIQETYMTFLHTLCFITEKRLAGEKI; encoded by the coding sequence ATGAAAGAATATTTCAGGCAAAATGTTGATGAAATTCGCGATGTTCAGGAAAAAAGTTTTGAAGCCCACAAGGATACCACCCTCCCAAAAATAGCTGACGCGATGCACAGCTGCCTGGCTGCAGGGAACAAGATAATGATATGCGGCAATGGGGGGTCGGCTTCTGATGCAATGCACATAGCGGCGGAATTTGTTGTGCGTTTAAAGGAAAACAGGCGTGCTTATCCCGCCATGGCATTATCAAATGACCCTGTGATTATAACCGCCTGCGGCAATGATTTGGGATATGAAATGATATTCGCGCGCCAGGTAGAGGCTTTTGGAAAAAAAGGCGACGTGCTTATAGCGCTTTCCACATCGGGCAATTCCCCCAACGTTATAAAAGCGATAGAAGAATCCAAAAAACAGGGTGTTATAGTAATTGGTGTTACAGGCGAAGGCGGCGGGAAAATGGTATCTATGTGCGACGTACTGCTGGATATAAAATCAAAAAGCAGCGCCCGCATTCAGGAAACATACATGACCTTTCTTCATACCTTATGTTTCATCACCGAAAAAAGGCTGGCCGGCGAAAAAATATGA
- a CDS encoding D,D-heptose 1,7-bisphosphate phosphatase yields MNKAVFLDRDGNIIHDPGYLSDLKKFRFYKNTVKGLKLLQDSGFKLIVLTNQSGVARGFYGEDFVKATHKYMDKLLASHNVKIDAYYYCPHHVDAEVKKYKMDCSCRKPKTGMIDMAVKKFKIDLKQSWSIGDKLTDVKLGKNAGTKTVLVLTGKGKKQVLKIETKTKPDIISANLYSAAKKIKAGLKTEDK; encoded by the coding sequence ATGAACAAAGCGGTCTTTCTTGACAGGGATGGAAACATAATTCATGACCCGGGTTATTTAAGCGACCTTAAAAAATTCCGTTTTTATAAAAACACCGTGAAAGGTTTAAAACTGCTGCAGGACAGCGGGTTTAAACTTATTGTCCTTACAAATCAGTCCGGCGTGGCGCGCGGGTTTTATGGCGAAGACTTTGTAAAAGCCACGCACAAATATATGGATAAGCTTCTGGCCTCGCATAACGTAAAAATAGACGCTTATTATTACTGCCCGCACCACGTTGACGCTGAAGTGAAAAAATATAAAATGGACTGCAGCTGCCGCAAACCCAAAACAGGAATGATAGATATGGCGGTTAAGAAGTTCAAAATTGACCTGAAACAAAGCTGGTCAATAGGCGATAAACTGACCGATGTTAAACTTGGAAAAAATGCCGGGACAAAAACTGTCCTTGTACTTACCGGCAAAGGGAAAAAACAGGTATTAAAGATTGAAACAAAGACAAAGCCGGATATCATCTCGGCAAACCTTTATTCAGCGGCTAAAAAAATAAAAGCCGGATTAAAGACGGAGGACAAATGA
- a CDS encoding gfo/Idh/MocA family oxidoreductase: protein MMKMIKAAVIGAGKIAERTHLPQYKELKNVEVAAICDINRKKAERLAKMFSIPAVYTDYKKMIKECGCEAVSVCTPNYLHAPMSIFAAKNNMHVLVEKPMAMSVKEMKAMIAASKAAKKVLMVEQSHRFDPGHEVLKDIVDSGIIGKVVSVRGKLGHSGPEFWSDDSPWFFDEKKSGGGVTVDVGIHILDLIRFVTGKNVASVSGYMANLVKKKAKLEDNVEAAIKFTDGTIGVYEASWTNSPYEVVVQVYGTKGKAMVNQSNYDPQRVRVWTVNPANPYNTVKEIRYKIPAKSRNTSPIAHFIDCVFNKKKCIIDGTEGMKSAAAVIATRQSAKTGKPVKLTV, encoded by the coding sequence ATGATGAAAATGATAAAAGCGGCTGTAATTGGGGCGGGCAAGATTGCGGAAAGGACGCATCTTCCGCAGTATAAAGAATTAAAGAACGTGGAAGTGGCGGCAATATGCGATATAAACAGGAAAAAAGCTGAACGCCTTGCGAAAATGTTTTCAATACCGGCTGTATATACAGATTACAAAAAGATGATAAAAGAGTGCGGATGCGAAGCTGTATCTGTATGTACGCCTAACTATTTACACGCGCCTATGTCAATATTCGCGGCAAAAAATAATATGCATGTACTTGTGGAAAAACCAATGGCTATGTCCGTAAAAGAGATGAAAGCAATGATAGCGGCTTCAAAGGCGGCCAAAAAAGTTTTAATGGTGGAACAGTCACACCGTTTTGACCCCGGCCATGAAGTTTTAAAAGATATAGTGGACAGCGGCATCATAGGAAAAGTGGTATCAGTGCGCGGCAAGCTTGGCCATTCCGGGCCGGAATTCTGGTCGGATGATTCGCCATGGTTTTTTGATGAGAAAAAATCAGGCGGAGGAGTTACTGTTGATGTGGGAATACATATCCTTGACCTTATCCGTTTTGTCACCGGCAAGAATGTGGCGTCGGTCTCCGGTTATATGGCAAACCTTGTAAAGAAGAAAGCAAAACTTGAAGATAACGTGGAAGCCGCGATTAAATTTACGGACGGTACAATTGGCGTATATGAAGCGTCCTGGACAAACAGCCCGTATGAAGTTGTGGTGCAGGTTTACGGAACAAAAGGAAAAGCGATGGTAAACCAGTCCAACTATGACCCGCAGAGGGTGCGCGTGTGGACGGTGAATCCGGCAAATCCATACAATACGGTAAAAGAAATCAGGTATAAGATTCCCGCGAAAAGCAGAAACACAAGCCCTATAGCGCATTTTATTGACTGTGTTTTTAATAAAAAGAAGTGCATTATAGACGGAACAGAAGGAATGAAATCCGCCGCGGCAGTCATTGCCACAAGGCAGTCCGCCAAAACCGGCAAGCCGGTTAAACTTACGGTATAG
- the msbA gene encoding lipid A export permease/ATP-binding protein MsbA yields MKTYLRMLQYVKPYLARIIIALCVMVITAGLTAASFYVIKPVIDKILANPDKAEALRYIRLLPIAVILIYALKGVFLYIQGYLINWIGNKIIWDMRNSLYRHITNLSMRFFNNQKMGVLISRITNDVTLMQGAVANVLGNLIGSVLNIIGLVSLLFYLNWFLALMAIIVFPIAVLPIIQFGKKMKAAARGTQEKMGDITAVLNESFNGIRIVKAFGMEEYERRRFNSDLQRFFDYTMRGVRASSLSSPTMETIGAIGIAAIIFVAGSAVINGTLTTGTFFAFIAAITGLYPQVKKLNDMNNVIQQALSAGERVFEILDTKPEINDLPGAKEYPEFKNSITFTDVKFAYNPGENVLKGINLEIKKGQVFAVVGPSGSGKSTTADLLARFYDPHEGEIKIDGIDIRHIKQEALRKLIGIVTQETILFNDTIKANIAYGDGEINETKVLDAAKAANAHDFIVKQPEAYETMIGDRGVRLSGGQRQRLAIARAILKNPPILILDEATSSLDSESEILVQEAINNLMKNRTTFVIAHRLSTVRNADKIVVIDGGVIKEEGKHEELLAKNGIYTKLYNMQFKLHE; encoded by the coding sequence ATGAAAACATACCTTAGAATGCTGCAATATGTAAAACCTTACCTTGCCCGTATCATTATCGCGTTATGCGTTATGGTCATTACCGCGGGGCTTACAGCGGCTTCTTTTTACGTGATAAAGCCCGTAATTGATAAGATTCTTGCCAATCCCGACAAGGCAGAGGCGTTAAGATACATACGGCTGCTTCCAATTGCGGTTATATTAATATACGCGCTTAAAGGCGTGTTTCTGTACATTCAGGGATACCTTATTAACTGGATAGGCAATAAAATAATCTGGGACATGCGCAATTCGCTTTACAGGCACATCACCAACCTTTCAATGCGGTTTTTTAATAATCAGAAAATGGGGGTTCTTATCTCCCGTATCACTAATGACGTCACTCTTATGCAGGGCGCGGTGGCCAATGTGCTTGGCAATCTTATAGGCAGCGTCCTTAACATTATCGGCCTTGTAAGCCTTCTTTTTTATTTGAATTGGTTTCTTGCGTTAATGGCTATTATTGTTTTCCCTATAGCTGTGCTTCCTATTATTCAGTTTGGCAAAAAAATGAAAGCTGCGGCGCGCGGCACCCAGGAAAAAATGGGCGATATCACCGCGGTTTTAAATGAAAGTTTTAACGGCATCAGGATAGTAAAGGCGTTTGGCATGGAAGAGTACGAACGCAGGCGTTTTAATTCAGACCTGCAGAGGTTTTTTGACTATACCATGAGGGGGGTGCGCGCATCTTCGCTGTCATCACCCACAATGGAAACAATTGGCGCTATTGGAATCGCGGCCATTATTTTTGTGGCAGGCTCGGCGGTAATTAACGGCACGCTTACCACAGGGACGTTTTTTGCCTTTATAGCGGCAATTACCGGTTTATATCCGCAGGTAAAAAAATTAAATGATATGAATAATGTCATTCAGCAGGCGCTGTCGGCAGGGGAGCGTGTATTTGAAATACTGGATACAAAGCCGGAAATAAATGACCTGCCGGGTGCAAAGGAATACCCTGAATTTAAAAACAGCATAACATTTACAGATGTGAAATTCGCTTATAATCCCGGTGAAAATGTATTAAAAGGAATTAACCTGGAAATAAAAAAGGGGCAGGTCTTTGCGGTAGTCGGGCCGTCGGGTTCCGGTAAAAGCACAACTGCCGACCTTCTTGCGCGTTTTTATGACCCGCACGAGGGTGAAATAAAAATAGACGGTATTGATATCAGGCACATAAAACAGGAAGCGCTGCGCAAACTGATAGGAATAGTAACGCAGGAAACTATACTCTTTAATGACACTATAAAGGCAAACATTGCTTACGGGGACGGGGAAATAAATGAAACAAAGGTATTGGACGCGGCAAAAGCGGCCAACGCGCATGATTTTATAGTCAAGCAGCCTGAAGCGTACGAAACAATGATAGGTGACAGGGGCGTCCGCCTCTCCGGCGGGCAGAGGCAAAGGCTTGCTATTGCAAGGGCAATCCTTAAAAATCCGCCTATTCTTATTTTAGATGAAGCGACATCATCCCTTGACAGCGAATCAGAAATACTTGTGCAGGAAGCCATAAATAACCTTATGAAAAACAGGACCACATTTGTCATTGCACACAGGTTATCAACGGTAAGAAACGCGGATAAAATTGTGGTAATTGACGGCGGTGTAATAAAAGAAGAAGGCAAACACGAAGAACTGCTTGCCAAAAACGGGATTTATACAAAACTTTATAATATGCAGTTTAAACTGCACGAATAA
- a CDS encoding ribulose 1,5-bisphosphate carboxylase large subunit produces MAEAKERAFDICVEQTVEFPYDLIKKKSIKENIVGKISSLSEIKKGFYKAEILFPSAAAGNELTQLLNVLFGNISIKPGIRLERFNLTGAMSKTFSGPRFGVKGIKKITGNKKRPLVCSALKPMGTSVKELAELAYKFALGGIDIIKDDHGLADQKFSPFNERVKRCTEAVRKANKQTGYNTVYMPNVTGDGAETLKRAKFASKCGAGAVIISGALSGFASIFEVSKDTKVNVPVFFHPAFAGSFTSCQNSGISHYALYGQLTRLSGADAAIFPSYGGRFSFSKEECRSIVNGCTDKFGKAKSIMPAPGGGMTVERAAELKQFYGNDAVFLIGGGLFRHSDDITKSVRDFISCLI; encoded by the coding sequence ATGGCGGAGGCTAAAGAGCGCGCTTTTGATATCTGCGTGGAGCAGACTGTTGAATTTCCTTATGACCTGATAAAGAAAAAAAGTATCAAAGAAAATATTGTCGGAAAAATAAGTTCTTTAAGTGAGATTAAAAAAGGTTTTTATAAAGCGGAAATATTATTTCCGTCTGCCGCGGCGGGTAATGAATTAACCCAGCTTTTAAATGTCCTGTTCGGCAATATCAGCATAAAACCCGGAATCAGACTTGAAAGATTTAATCTTACAGGCGCCATGTCAAAAACTTTTAGCGGCCCGCGTTTCGGGGTTAAAGGGATAAAAAAAATAACCGGCAATAAAAAACGCCCGCTTGTATGTTCCGCTTTAAAGCCAATGGGAACAAGTGTTAAAGAACTGGCGGAACTTGCATATAAATTTGCGCTTGGCGGAATAGACATCATTAAAGACGACCATGGCCTTGCTGATCAGAAATTTTCACCTTTTAATGAAAGGGTAAAAAGGTGCACGGAAGCGGTCAGGAAAGCAAATAAGCAGACCGGATACAATACGGTATATATGCCAAATGTTACAGGGGACGGGGCAGAGACTTTAAAGAGGGCAAAGTTTGCGTCAAAGTGCGGAGCAGGCGCGGTAATAATTTCAGGGGCGCTTTCAGGTTTTGCTTCCATTTTTGAAGTATCGAAGGATACTAAAGTAAACGTGCCTGTCTTTTTTCACCCGGCTTTTGCCGGCAGTTTTACATCATGCCAAAATTCTGGTATAAGCCATTATGCCCTGTACGGGCAGCTTACAAGGCTGTCAGGCGCGGACGCGGCTATCTTTCCAAGCTACGGCGGACGGTTTTCTTTTTCAAAAGAGGAATGCAGAAGCATTGTTAATGGCTGTACTGATAAATTTGGGAAAGCAAAGTCCATCATGCCGGCGCCGGGCGGCGGTATGACGGTTGAACGCGCGGCAGAACTTAAGCAATTCTACGGTAATGATGCTGTATTTCTTATCGGCGGGGGATTATTCAGGCACAGTGATGATATAACCAAAAGCGTAAGGGATTTCATTTCCTGTTTAATATAA
- a CDS encoding transketolase, with protein MEILSRVHQKNLVSWARDRENVLVLSADLTGSCEADLFRDTYPSRFISCGIAEQNMMSVAGGLAREGFIPLVHTFAVFIYRRAYDQIAMSVAYPNLPVKMFGFLPGIVTPGGATHQAIEDVSVMRALPNMTILETGDATDVESVLDVMRNVNGPVYIRMLRGELPRLFSADEPMKFDTPRIVSKGTDVTIISSGICTEETLRACAAMKKKGVSVNHVHVSTLKPFNNKMYADIINTGKYGVITVENHTTTGGLGTIVAEKAVACGINKRMARLGLRDTFTHGASRPYLMKEHGFDAAAIIHAVEKLTGNKLNISDDELAKVRIEAVHSEAKAEGL; from the coding sequence ATGGAAATTCTATCACGCGTACATCAGAAAAATCTTGTGTCCTGGGCAAGGGACAGGGAAAATGTCCTTGTATTGTCCGCGGACCTTACAGGTTCGTGCGAAGCTGACCTTTTCAGGGACACGTATCCGTCGCGTTTTATTTCCTGCGGAATTGCGGAGCAGAATATGATGTCGGTTGCCGGAGGCCTTGCAAGGGAAGGGTTTATACCTTTAGTTCATACATTCGCGGTTTTTATTTACAGAAGGGCTTATGACCAGATTGCGATGTCTGTGGCATATCCCAACCTTCCCGTTAAAATGTTTGGTTTTCTTCCCGGAATTGTAACGCCGGGCGGCGCCACGCATCAGGCAATTGAAGACGTATCTGTAATGAGGGCGCTGCCAAATATGACAATACTTGAAACAGGGGACGCCACAGATGTGGAAAGCGTGCTTGATGTAATGAGAAATGTTAACGGCCCGGTTTATATCAGAATGTTAAGAGGCGAACTGCCGCGCCTTTTTTCCGCGGATGAGCCCATGAAGTTTGACACGCCCAGAATAGTAAGCAAAGGTACGGATGTGACAATAATATCATCGGGTATTTGCACGGAAGAAACCCTGCGCGCATGTGCGGCTATGAAGAAAAAAGGGGTGTCTGTAAATCACGTGCATGTTTCCACGTTGAAACCATTTAATAATAAAATGTACGCGGACATAATTAATACCGGTAAATACGGAGTTATAACGGTTGAAAATCATACTACTACCGGCGGTCTGGGTACAATAGTTGCGGAAAAAGCCGTAGCCTGCGGTATTAATAAAAGAATGGCAAGGCTGGGTTTAAGGGATACCTTTACACACGGCGCAAGCAGGCCATATCTTATGAAAGAGCACGGCTTTGATGCCGCTGCGATAATACATGCTGTGGAGAAACTGACAGGAAATAAGCTGAATATTTCCGATGATGAACTTGCTAAAGTCAGGATAGAAGCTGTTCATTCCGAAGCAAAAGCCGAAGGCCTTTAA
- a CDS encoding transketolase, whose translation MSKPELSWQEKAKNMASGIRRRVLEHTIKNNGGYMSQACSSAEIFAALYSKILKLEPSKGPLEPKPYAGVPGSVNSKYSTGAYMHGAKNPEYDRFILSPTHYSLVLYAALIEAGRMSENSLDQFNRDGSSVEMIGAEHSPGMEVMTGSLGQGLGQAAGIALARKMKKEEGRVIVMMSDGEFQIGMTWESLQFMSHHKLDNMVIIVDVNKQQCDGAVNLVMKIDPLDKRLEAFGARVFKLYGHNINELASRAELRPDGRVLVILAETDPCQGLSLLSANAPKLHYLRFKSAEEKAKYEEVLKGMVE comes from the coding sequence ATGTCAAAACCTGAATTAAGCTGGCAGGAAAAAGCTAAAAATATGGCATCCGGGATAAGAAGGCGGGTGCTTGAACATACAATAAAAAATAACGGCGGATATATGAGCCAGGCGTGCTCTTCCGCGGAAATCTTTGCGGCTTTATACAGCAAAATATTAAAACTTGAACCTTCCAAAGGCCCCCTTGAACCAAAACCCTATGCGGGAGTGCCCGGTTCTGTAAATTCCAAATATTCCACCGGTGCTTATATGCACGGCGCAAAAAACCCTGAATATGACAGGTTTATATTATCTCCCACGCATTACTCGCTTGTGCTTTATGCCGCGCTTATAGAGGCGGGCAGAATGTCGGAAAATTCCCTTGACCAGTTTAACCGCGACGGGTCATCTGTTGAAATGATAGGCGCGGAGCATTCCCCCGGAATGGAAGTAATGACAGGGTCTTTAGGGCAGGGTCTTGGCCAGGCAGCCGGTATTGCGCTTGCCAGAAAAATGAAAAAAGAAGAGGGCAGAGTAATTGTCATGATGTCAGACGGCGAATTTCAGATAGGAATGACATGGGAATCGCTGCAGTTCATGTCACATCATAAACTTGATAATATGGTGATAATTGTGGATGTAAATAAACAGCAGTGTGACGGCGCGGTAAATTTAGTTATGAAAATTGACCCGCTGGACAAAAGGCTGGAAGCTTTTGGGGCAAGGGTTTTTAAATTGTACGGGCATAATATTAATGAACTTGCGTCCCGGGCGGAATTAAGGCCGGACGGCAGGGTGCTGGTAATACTTGCGGAAACTGACCCGTGCCAGGGGCTTTCTTTATTAAGCGCGAATGCGCCCAAACTTCATTACTTAAGGTTTAAAAGCGCTGAAGAAAAAGCTAAATACGAAGAAGTGTTAAAGGGTATGGTGGAATAA
- a CDS encoding quaternary ammonium compound-resistance protein SugE: protein MDWIILFIAGIFETAWALTLKYTQGFTKPMFSVITVIFMVISFFLLSYALKTIPVGTAYAVWTGIGALGVAIIGIVFLAEPVNAMRIISLLLVVAGVAGLRLAGK, encoded by the coding sequence ATGGACTGGATAATTCTGTTTATTGCAGGCATATTTGAAACGGCGTGGGCGCTGACACTTAAATACACGCAGGGATTTACAAAACCCATGTTCAGCGTGATTACCGTTATTTTTATGGTAATAAGTTTCTTTCTGCTTTCATACGCGTTAAAGACAATTCCGGTGGGCACGGCATACGCGGTGTGGACGGGAATCGGAGCGCTTGGCGTGGCAATTATCGGTATAGTGTTTTTGGCAGAGCCTGTTAACGCCATGCGTATTATCAGCCTGCTATTGGTGGTGGCCGGTGTTGCCGGATTAAGGCTGGCGGGAAAATAG
- the metF gene encoding methylenetetrahydrofolate reductase [NAD(P)H]: MKISEILKNKEFVFSMEIFPPKPDSDISVIYNTLDGLKDLKPDFISITFGAGGGTRSRTVEIAERIENHYKIPCMAHLTCIGATKDSITGILNELQSKNIQNIMALRGDLPEGVKDPLKDFKYASDLVKFIKNKWDFCVGVAGYPEKHPEAKDIKVDIENLKNKVEAGASFITTQLFLNDDHYFNFVKLAREAGIKVPVLPGIMTATKISSLERMTKMCGVEIPERFKIATSTCAIDNPVCDETVKYTVGQINHLIKNGVPGIHLYTMNRVEQNRHIYNESDISKLRNGNV; this comes from the coding sequence TTGAAAATAAGCGAAATATTAAAGAATAAAGAGTTTGTTTTTTCCATGGAGATTTTTCCGCCAAAGCCGGATTCGGATATATCGGTAATTTATAATACACTGGACGGGCTTAAGGATTTAAAGCCTGATTTTATAAGCATTACCTTTGGCGCCGGCGGCGGCACCCGTTCAAGGACTGTGGAAATAGCGGAGCGTATTGAAAACCATTATAAAATACCCTGCATGGCACACCTTACCTGCATTGGCGCCACAAAAGATTCCATTACAGGTATATTAAATGAACTGCAATCAAAGAATATTCAGAATATAATGGCGCTAAGGGGCGACCTGCCTGAAGGTGTTAAAGACCCGCTGAAAGATTTCAAGTACGCATCTGACCTTGTTAAATTTATAAAGAATAAATGGGATTTCTGTGTGGGTGTAGCCGGATACCCTGAAAAACACCCTGAAGCAAAAGATATAAAAGTGGATATAGAAAATCTTAAGAATAAAGTTGAAGCAGGGGCTTCTTTTATCACCACTCAGTTGTTTTTAAATGATGACCATTACTTCAATTTTGTTAAATTGGCCAGGGAAGCGGGAATCAAAGTGCCTGTTCTGCCGGGAATAATGACAGCAACAAAGATTTCAAGCCTTGAACGCATGACAAAGATGTGCGGAGTGGAGATACCGGAGCGCTTTAAAATCGCCACTTCCACCTGCGCTATTGACAACCCTGTATGTGATGAAACCGTAAAATATACAGTAGGGCAGATAAACCACCTTATAAAAAACGGGGTGCCCGGTATTCATCTGTACACCATGAACAGGGTGGAACAGAACAGGCACATATATAATGAATCCGATATTTCCAAATTAAGGAACGGCAATGTTTAA
- a CDS encoding fluoride efflux transporter CrcB, producing the protein MFNKILMVAAGGGLGAVARFAVTHLVNQAFPGTLISHWGTLAVNLAGSFLIGVLFSTVQGVPHFNHLWLFFAVGFMGAFTTFSSYALEMHNQLGAGMYKDAALNFLLNNIGAVLMVFAGIMLVKMIKGQ; encoded by the coding sequence ATGTTTAATAAAATACTTATGGTGGCGGCGGGCGGCGGCCTTGGCGCGGTTGCCAGATTTGCTGTAACACACCTTGTAAATCAGGCGTTTCCGGGAACTCTTATCTCTCATTGGGGCACTCTTGCGGTTAATCTTGCGGGTTCTTTTCTGATAGGTGTCCTGTTTTCCACTGTGCAGGGAGTGCCGCATTTTAACCACCTGTGGCTTTTTTTCGCGGTGGGATTTATGGGCGCGTTTACCACTTTTTCATCATACGCGCTGGAAATGCATAACCAGCTTGGCGCGGGTATGTATAAAGACGCGGCGCTTAATTTTTTGCTGAACAATATTGGCGCTGTGCTTATGGTGTTTGCGGGTATAATGCTTGTTAAGATGATAAAAGGACAATAA
- a CDS encoding lipoprotein-releasing system ATP-binding protein LolD has translation MGNIIEIKDAKKDYQLGKTTVSALKGVNLEVKEGEFMSIVGPSGSGKTTLLNLIGCLDSPTSGFVKLFGNHDVSKLTDKQATELRRDKIGFIFQTFNLIPVLNVSENIEFPLIIQGVKTEERKKRVAQIIEDVGLQEFVGHKPDELSGGQRQRIAVARALITNPKLVLADEPTANLDKENGLNILAIMKHMNEEHGVTFVFSTHDQRVMEHAKRVVVLEDGVVTGDK, from the coding sequence ATGGGAAATATAATTGAAATTAAAGATGCAAAAAAGGATTACCAGCTGGGCAAAACTACAGTATCCGCGTTAAAAGGCGTTAATCTGGAGGTTAAAGAAGGCGAATTTATGTCAATTGTGGGGCCTTCCGGTTCCGGCAAGACCACGCTTTTGAATCTTATAGGGTGCCTTGATTCGCCAACAAGCGGGTTTGTAAAACTTTTTGGAAACCATGATGTTTCCAAACTTACAGACAAACAGGCAACAGAGCTAAGGCGCGACAAGATAGGTTTTATCTTTCAGACGTTTAACTTAATACCGGTTTTAAACGTATCTGAGAATATAGAATTCCCGTTAATAATACAGGGCGTAAAAACCGAAGAAAGAAAAAAGAGAGTGGCGCAAATAATAGAAGACGTGGGCTTACAGGAATTTGTGGGGCATAAGCCCGATGAACTTTCCGGCGGGCAGCGTCAGCGCATAGCAGTTGCGCGCGCCCTTATAACAAATCCGAAATTGGTACTTGCGGATGAACCCACGGCAAACCTTGACAAAGAAAACGGCCTTAACATTCTTGCTATCATGAAGCACATGAACGAAGAACACGGCGTGACGTTTGTATTTTCCACCCACGACCAGCGCGTAATGGAACACGCCAAAAGGGTGGTTGTCCTGGAAGACGGGGTAGTGACAGGGGACAAGTAA
- a CDS encoding D-glycero-beta-D-manno-heptose 1-phosphate adenylyltransferase, which produces MTREKIAVIAAKYKKKGKKIVFANGCFDILHVGHVRFLRGARAKGDILVLGLNSDASVRKLKGKGRPLVNQRDRAELMAAFEFVDFVTVFGEQTVEKTLRIIKPDYHAKGTDYTKDTVPEKGIAKELGIKIVIVGDKKNHSTKDVIKTIVERYGNNK; this is translated from the coding sequence ATGACAAGGGAAAAGATAGCGGTTATTGCCGCGAAATATAAGAAGAAAGGAAAGAAAATTGTTTTTGCTAACGGCTGTTTTGATATTCTTCATGTGGGGCATGTGCGTTTTCTGCGCGGCGCCAGAGCAAAAGGCGATATTCTTGTACTTGGCTTAAATTCAGACGCGTCAGTAAGAAAGTTAAAGGGCAAAGGCAGGCCCCTTGTAAATCAGCGCGACAGGGCGGAACTTATGGCTGCGTTTGAATTTGTGGATTTTGTCACGGTTTTTGGCGAACAGACAGTGGAAAAAACTTTAAGGATAATAAAGCCTGATTACCACGCAAAAGGCACCGACTATACAAAAGATACCGTTCCGGAAAAAGGCATAGCAAAAGAACTTGGAATAAAGATAGTAATTGTGGGTGATAAGAAAAATCATTCCACAAAGGATGTCATTAAGACAATAGTTGAAAGATACGGTAATAATAAGTAA